AACAAGAATCTACACCAAGCCAAAGGCAATGAATCCGGATTATGATGACCCTGTTATCTTATCTTCCAAGAAGAGGACTGTCGAGGACTTCTGCATCCGGATTCACAAAGACATGCTTAAACAATTCAAGTAGTAAGTAAATATAACTTATCCATATTCTGTTTATTAGTTTCTTGCTCGAGAGCATCGCTTATGAGTAGTATTGTTTTTCCCTATGCAGCGCTTTAGTATGGGGTTCCAGTGCCAAACACAAGCCCCAGAGAGTTGGAAGGGTCAGTCTTCTTGTAAACTCGATAACTTTTTAACTTGAAAAGTGCCAAGCTTCCATAGTTACTATTTCTCAGATTCATATCTTTTTGGTAAACTCATTGCAATACCCTATATTCTGGTTGTCTTTTGTTTCAATATGTACCTCAGGAACACGAGCTGGAGGACGAGGATGTTGTTCAGATCGTTAAAAAGATATGATTTCCCTAATAGTTCATGGAGAAGTTGAAAGACCAAAGTTAGCCATAATGAGCTCATTACAAATAGGAAGAAGGTTTGGTTTCTCTGCTTATCTTCTTCTTGTACTCCTGTGTGTATTATTTTCTGATCCAGATAAAAACGGTCTGCACCTTATTGTCTTATTggataatcttttttttctttttccaacGATAACATGTGATGTGAGGTCTTGAGACATTTAGaaaattggtttggttcggttgtGCTAGTTCAGACTATTAAGTTATTTTGGTGGCAAATTGCAATAAATAACATGAAAGCTTAAAATCTTGATTTGGTTTGATTCCATTTAATGATTTCGATTCAATTTGGTCTTGAGTTTTTGGGTCTGGGGTCTTAATAACGAAAAATGTAACTAAATTACTACTCATAATCAAATCAAAAATGTAATTATATTCtgtaataatttaaaaagaacaATCAGTTCTGTCAGcgcatatatataaaaccaacaatatTGTGTGTAAATCCAGGTAATTGTCTCATGGTTTCAATAAGCTTTTATTAGTTGAAGTTAGAACCGTTAAATACTgactatttttaatgtattagaAAAGTTGGGtctatcacaaaaataaaagttaggTGTACATAATGGCAATTTAATGCTTTCTAGTTTTATGATATACGCATTAACCTTGCGTTGCAGTTAAAAAAAGCTTAAGCGTATTTTAGAAACAATTTCCTTACTGAtgttaaaaaggaaaaacaagaaacatttcaaatttcatgACTCAAATGGCTTCAATAGAATAGAGAGGCCCCCCTTTTTTAACTTGTTAACATTATTAAGCTGGGCCACGATTTACCCACTTCAATCAAAGTTGCTTAAGTAGTGTGTGTGCTGCAGTGTGCATATATATAAGTGCTGTTCCTTCTGCTAGCAAAGTAACCACCACACACACAAGTGTATCTTAATCAAACGCCTTACTCAAATGCCTTCCATAACTTTATTTGAAGATTCCTTTCCCGGGTTGGTGTCTCATGGACCAACTCGTTCGGCTTCAAAAACTCCCTTTACCATCTTTTGCTTTCTCATCCTCTATTACTTGCTGTTCAAGAAACGTTATGTTCGGTTCCTTAGGAACTTGCCGGTTCTCCGGATGCTTCCCGGTCTGCTCATGACGCTCCACCGGATACATGACTTCACCGTCAAGATTCTTGAATTCTCCGGCATGACCTTTCTTTTCAAGGGACCGCCGTTCGCTGGCATGGATATGTTGCTCACCGCTGATCCAGAcaacattcatcatataatgAGCTCAAACTTCTCAAACTACATCAAAGGACCGGGGTTGCAAGAGATTTTCGATGTGTTCGGAGACGGGATATTCACTACTGATTCAGAGATGTGGAAGAACCTGAGAAAGTCTATTCAATCCATGCTCCATCACCAAGAGTTTCAAAGGTTTTCGATGAGCACCATGACGAGTAAACTCAAGTCCGGGCTTGTTCCTCTTCTCAATCATTTTGCTGAGGAAGGAGCAGCTGTGGACTTGCAAGATGTGTTTGGGAGACTCACTTTCGATACAACGTTAATCCTTATAACGGGTTCTGATCCTAGAAGTCTCTCTATTGAGTTGCATGAGGATGAACTAGCCAAGGCTCTCGACGATACTGGAAAAGGGATTTTGAGTAGGCATGTTAAGCCTAGGTTCTTGTGGAAGATGCAGAACTGGATGGGGTTGGgacaagagaagaagatgagtcAAGCTAGTGCTACTTTTGACCGTGTATGCTCCAAATACATATCAGCCAAGAGAGAAGAGATACTAAGATCACAAGGAGTTCTTAATGGAGAAGGTGAGGATCTTTTAACTTCCTTCATGAAGCTGGATACAACCAAGTACAAGTTCTTGAATCCGAGTGATGATAAGCTCCTTAGAGACACTATCTTAGCCTTCATTATAGCGGGGAGAGACACAGTCGCTTTCACTCTCTCTTGGTTCTTCTGGCTTCTCTCTGTAAATCCACATGTAGTAGCCAATATTCGTCAAGAGATCATCGACACGACCGGCAATGGCCAAGAGAACCTGGACAAGTTGGTGTATTTACAAGGTGCCTTGTTTGAAGCAATGAGACTCTATCCACCAGTTTCCTTCGGCCGCAAGTCTCCTGTCAAATCAGATGTGCTTCCAAGTGGGCATAAGGTTGATGCAAACTCTAAGATTATCATATGTCTTTATGCCCTGGGGAGGATGAGAGCGGTTTGGGGGAAAGACGCATTCAGATTCAAGCCAGAGAGATGGATTGCTGAGAATGGAGGCCTAAAACATGAGCCTTCCTCCAAATTTTTAGCGTTTAATACCGGTCCCAGAACTTGTCTAGGTAAGCATTTAGCAATAACTCAGATGAAAATGGTGGTCGTGGAGATATTACAAAAGTATGACGTTGAGGTTATCAAAGGGCAGAAGATTGAGCCAGTTCTTGGTTTTATGTTGTCGATGAAGCATGGACTTAGAGTCAAAGTTGCTAAGAGATGTTCATCTTGAAATTAATTATGTATGAATTAAATCATTGCAAATCTACTGCACTAGCTtataaataaaacttgaaaatcTTATGATTTGATCAACTGATTCTTGATATATATTAAGTGTGTGTTTGttggtttctttcttttgacTTCCATGCGGTGTCTTAATAATGCAACCATGCTAAGCCGTCTACATGTACTTGTACGTTATGACTTATGATCAAGCATATCAGAAAGGTTACTGCAGAGTTTTAATACAAGCAACAAATTTGGATACATATTTCTATGATTAACACAACTAGTACAGGCAATAAATTTGGGTTAAGATTTCTAATTTAAGCCCAATGGTATAGTATATTTTGACATCTTCCATTTCCATTACTTCACCATCAAGAAATCTCTTCCAAATTATCATTAATGAACATCATGTGATCCTTGTTTATAGGGGACGAGGACCAGTATCTTCCTGAAACCTGTAGCACTCTTAAATTCGTCTGGTTATTAAATTGCAAACATGATTTTTCAAACATATATTGAGCGTGAATTCAAAGTTTCCTCTCTGCTTATCTGGTTGATGTGTGATCATGTGTCTATAAATCAAGTTCATTGTTCTTCTCTTATGTACCTCAAAAAACAACCCTCTCTAATGGCTTCAATAGGTTTATATGAAACATTAATAGCTTTCTTTATTTTCCTCACTTTCTGTTTCTTGTTTAACAAGAAACACTTTAGTTACTTACTCATCCAAAGAACCCTTAAAAGCTACCCCTGGAATTGGCCGGTTCTCGGTATGCTTCCCGGTGTGCTGGTGAGGCTCCACCGGATATATGACTGCAGCGTCGAGGTTCTCGAGAACTCCAACTTGACGTTCCAATTCAAGGGCCCATGGTTCGCTGGAATGGATATATTGGTCACAGTGTATCCAGCTAATATCCATTATATATTAAGCTCAAACTTTTCAAACTACATCAAAGGTCCTGAGTTCCAAGAAATTTTTGAAGCCTTTGGAGACGGGATCATCAACTCAGACTTAGAGCTATGGAGGAATATTAGGAAGGCGTCTCAGGTTATATTCAGCCATCAAAAGTACCAAAACTTCTCAAAAAGTACTACTCGAAGTAAACTCAAAGACGGGCTCCTACCTCTTCTCAGTCATTTTGCAGATGAAGAGATAGTTGTGGACTTGCAAGACGTGTTCCAGAGATTCATGTTCGACACAACCTTCATTTTCATCACCGGGTCCGATCCTAGAAGTCTCTCCGTTGAAATGCCTGAGGTTGAGTTTGCTAAAGCTCTTGATGATGTTGGAGAAGCGATTGTGTATAGGCATATCACACCAAGATTCTTGTGGAAGCTCCAAAAATGGTTTGGTATCGGAACagagaagaagatggtgaaagcTAATGCCGTTCTTGATCGTGTTTGTGCAAAATATATATCAGCCAAGAGAGAAGAGATAAGATCACAAGAGATTGCTGATGAAGAGAGTGAGGATCTGTTGACATCCCACATAAAGCTAGATGCAAGCAAGTACGAGCTCTTGAATCCTGAAGATGATAAGTTCCTCAGAGACTTCACAGTAGGTTTCATGGCAGCTGGGAGAGATTCAACGGCATGCACACTCACTTGGTTCTTCTGGATTTTGTCTGAAAACTCTAACGTGTTGTCCAAGATTCTCCAAGAAATCAACGAAAATGTACCAATAACTAGGTCTGACCAAGACAAGTCATCGTACTTGAACAAGCTGGTGTATCTACATGCAGCATTAAGTGAATCAATGAGGCTCTACCCACCAATACCATTCGAACGCAAGTCACCAATCAAACCGGATGTGCTTCCAAGCGGGCATAAAGTCAaatcaaatatcaatattatgatatttatttacgCTATGGGGAGAATGAAAGACGTGTGGGGAGAAGATGCAGCGGAGTTCAAGCCAGAGAGATGGATTTCAGAGACAGGAGGGCTGAGACATGAGCCTTCTTACAAGTTCTTGTCGTTCAATGCCGGTCCAAGAACATGTTTAGGTAAGAATTTAGCTATGGATCTGATAAAGACAGTGATTGTGGAAATATTACAAGCGTATGAGATTAATGTCGTTAGTGGACAAAAGATTGAGGCAAAACCTGGTCTTATTCTTCACATGAAGCATGGGCTTAAAGTCACAATTGCTAAGAAATGTTCCAGCTTGGAGTAAAATGCATTTTGTATGGATTAGAAGGCTAAATAATGGAGTACAATGCTCATGCTTTTAAGTTATTTTCGTCACAAAAAGGAGCGTATTATGCGATTAATAAGGagatcacaatgcatggtccaCGCTAAGTATTTATTAATCAATGCTCCACTTAATCTCTTTCACACAATCGTTGATATAATTATTGTTTAATATGTTACAGATGTCATACATGTGATCTAAACTTTTAAGGGGCTGTAAACATAATAACGTAATTTCATCAATGACTTCCTCATCAAGGTTACTCCTTCAGTTACTTCAATGATAAAGAAAGCCTTTCAATTCAGTGATTTAATTTGCATTGTCAAATGTCAATCATGTGTGATCCTTGTTCATTGGAGATCACATCACACGCTGTTTTCCAGACATCAGCTGCGATATGAAACTGAAGATTTAccttattaaaatttaattaaacgtGGTGAAACACTATAGACTTTAATTTTCATGTGTATAAATCCAGTTACTTCTTATTCTTATCTAATTTACCCACTATCAAACTTCACTAGTGGCTTCTATCAGCTTATTTGGTTACATGCTTTCTcatcttttattattttctcatCAAGCAACACGTCCGTTACTTGCAAGTCCTAAATAAAGGGTCATGTGAGGAAAATCATAATAGGTTTTGAAATGTCGACAAATTAGTAAGAGGcaatgtaaattttgtaatgaaATGATATATCATGGATGACTGGTTGAgctttttctcatttctttagttttatttattttcaaattatcaaACATAGTCTATCATGATTTAACTttacttttgaaagttaaagaTTACATCAAAACTCtaccaaattttgtaatcatGATGTAGCTTTTTCTAAAGatagaaccaaaaaaaagatttttttctatatatttattaggcaaaaatcttatatatttttcatttagactgtagatttttaacaaaaaagaagaagatcatccataataaataaattataaaatcatagataaaattaattactattttgatagtatttttactatatttttttaaaattataggtaatatttatttatttacttttaaatattttatagattactaagtttttgaataacataaattttatttatatattacattagataattaaataatagaaaatctatcaatttatattttgtttattagtataaaatattttaattaatgaaaaaataattatttatatatacatcataTATCTTACATGAtgtattttaagatatttacaGCAGAACTTATATATACATCCAAAATAACTACAGTGAACgactatttgaaaaaaaaaaatctacaacaaTAAATTTATACCTACAATCAACTCACATACAACATAATTGTACATGTAAGCTTTTAACGCTAGAATCCAACCAATCATCCACATCGGcatatatatcataataattGAAACTATgatcttatgtttttttataaattaaaactcgTTCTTTATGGAAagatgatttattaaatgaataaataaaaactgaaagAGAATGGCatacagttttttttaatgttgacctgaaattaaaaaaaaaatactggaTAATTTAATTATTCTTTATCCTTTCcagatttatttatatattagaaaaaatttaatttaattttattggaTGAACCACTTAAAAAGTGATATGAGATTTCCACACTTAAGGGAGGGCCAAAGGAAGCATTGACTGTGGATAATATAAGATTATGCTTCGGAAAATTCAGACCAAACATGTCTTAGTGACTGTGACTTTAAGACCATGTTTTGTGTGGAGAATAACAGAAGGAGCTGGTTCGATCTTTTGCCCTTCAACCATCTTAATCTCGTAGTTTTGTATGATTTTCACAGCCACACTCTTCATTTGCGTCAAAGCCACTTCTTTCCCCAAACAAGTTCTTGGACCAGCGTTAAAGGACAAGAACTTATAAGACGGCTCATGTACCGACTTCCCACTCTCAGAAACCCATCTCTCCGGTTTAAACTCCAATGCATCTTCTCCCCAAACCGTTTTCATTCTCCCTAATGAGTAAAGACAGAACAGAATCTTCGAGTTGGCTTCCACTTTGTGTCCGCTCGGAAGAACGTCGGTTTTAGTAGGAGACTTGTGTTGAAAGGGAACCGGTGGATAGAGTCTGAGGGCTTCACAAATTGCACCATGCAGATACACCAACTTCTTTAACTCTTGTGGATTGAATGAAtcagaatcatcatcatcatcatcggtCTTTGTTTTTGGTGATAGAACTGTCTTGATTTCTTGACGAATCTTGTCCATTGCTTCTGGAAACTTAAGGAGAAGCCAGAAGAGCCAAGTGAGACCAGATCCTGTCGTGTCTCGGCCCGCTAACATGAAGGTCAAGATCGTGTCTCTAAGGAATCTGTCGTCACTCGGATCCAACAGCTTGTACTTGGTGGTTTCCAAGTTCATGTAAGACGTCAGCAAATCTTGAGAAGCAGGAGGagaatctatatttgtgatGACCTCATCTCTCTTAGAAGCTATGTACTTGGAGCAAACACGATCAAAAGTAGCACGAGCCTTCGTCATCTTCTTCTCATCTCCTAGACCAATGAAGCTTTCCATCTTCCACAAGATCTCCGGCTTGACGTGTCTGAAGAATATGGCTTCCTCTGCATCGTCCAAAGCTCTCGCAAACTCTATTTCCGGCATCTCAACCGAGAGACAACCTGGATCATACCCGGTCGCTAAAACACACGTAGTGTCGAACGTGAATCTTTGGAAAACATCTTCCAAGTTCACAACGAGTTTCTCATTAGCAACATGGTCGAGAAGTGGGACAAGCCCTTTCTCTAGCTTACTCATGCTTGTAGCTAATGAAAACTTTTGAAACTCGGGATGCATCATCATGCTTTGAGCTGACTTCCTCAGATCCTTCCACAGCTCCGAATCCGCGTTGAAAATCCCATCTCCCAAAACGTCGAACAGCTTCTTGAACTCGGGACCTTTAGGGTAGTTTGAGAAGTTTGAGCTCATGATGTGGTGGATGTTAGAAGGATCAACCGTGACCAACATGTCGAGGCC
This genomic interval from Brassica napus cultivar Da-Ae chromosome A6, Da-Ae, whole genome shotgun sequence contains the following:
- the LOC106352478 gene encoding alkane hydroxylase MAH1-like, producing the protein MAFLSLFEISIAFLCFFLFRHFLINKKPHRLCPTNWPFLGVIPGLLVEIHRVYDFITEILEVTNLTYFCKGPCYAGLDMLVTVDPSNIHHIMSSNFSNYPKGPEFKKLFDVLGDGIFNADSELWKDLRKSAQSMMMHPEFQKFSLATSMSKLEKGLVPLLDHVANEKLVVNLEDVFQRFTFDTTCVLATGYDPGCLSVEMPEIEFARALDDAEEAIFFRHVKPEILWKMESFIGLGDEKKMTKARATFDRVCSKYIASKRDEVITNIDSPPASQDLLTSYMNLETTKYKLLDPSDDRFLRDTILTFMLAGRDTTGSGLTWLFWLLLKFPEAMDKIRQEIKTVLSPKTKTDDDDDDSDSFNPQELKKLVYLHGAICEALRLYPPVPFQHKSPTKTDVLPSGHKVEANSKILFCLYSLGRMKTVWGEDALEFKPERWVSESGKSVHEPSYKFLSFNAGPRTCLGKEVALTQMKSVAVKIIQNYEIKMVEGQKIEPAPSVILHTKHGLKVTVTKTCLV
- the LOC106352481 gene encoding alkane hydroxylase MAH1-like produces the protein MPSITLFEDSFPGLVSHGPTRSASKTPFTIFCFLILYYLLFKKRYVRFLRNLPVLRMLPGLLMTLHRIHDFTVKILEFSGMTFLFKGPPFAGMDMLLTADPDNIHHIMSSNFSNYIKGPGLQEIFDVFGDGIFTTDSEMWKNLRKSIQSMLHHQEFQRFSMSTMTSKLKSGLVPLLNHFAEEGAAVDLQDVFGRLTFDTTLILITGSDPRSLSIELHEDELAKALDDTGKGILSRHVKPRFLWKMQNWMGLGQEKKMSQASATFDRVCSKYISAKREEILRSQGVLNGEGEDLLTSFMKLDTTKYKFLNPSDDKLLRDTILAFIIAGRDTVAFTLSWFFWLLSVNPHVVANIRQEIIDTTGNGQENLDKLVYLQGALFEAMRLYPPVSFGRKSPVKSDVLPSGHKVDANSKIIICLYALGRMRAVWGKDAFRFKPERWIAENGGLKHEPSSKFLAFNTGPRTCLGKHLAITQMKMVVVEILQKYDVEVIKGQKIEPVLGFMLSMKHGLRVKVAKRCSS
- the LOC106352479 gene encoding alkane hydroxylase MAH1-like; amino-acid sequence: MIFQTYIEREFKVSSLLIWLMCDHVSINQVHCSSLMYLKKQPSLMASIGLYETLIAFFIFLTFCFLFNKKHFSYLLIQRTLKSYPWNWPVLGMLPGVLVRLHRIYDCSVEVLENSNLTFQFKGPWFAGMDILVTVYPANIHYILSSNFSNYIKGPEFQEIFEAFGDGIINSDLELWRNIRKASQVIFSHQKYQNFSKSTTRSKLKDGLLPLLSHFADEEIVVDLQDVFQRFMFDTTFIFITGSDPRSLSVEMPEVEFAKALDDVGEAIVYRHITPRFLWKLQKWFGIGTEKKMVKANAVLDRVCAKYISAKREEIRSQEIADEESEDLLTSHIKLDASKYELLNPEDDKFLRDFTVGFMAAGRDSTACTLTWFFWILSENSNVLSKILQEINENVPITRSDQDKSSYLNKLVYLHAALSESMRLYPPIPFERKSPIKPDVLPSGHKVKSNINIMIFIYAMGRMKDVWGEDAAEFKPERWISETGGLRHEPSYKFLSFNAGPRTCLGKNLAMDLIKTVIVEILQAYEINVVSGQKIEAKPGLILHMKHGLKVTIAKKCSSLE